The Flavobacterium sp. 102 genomic interval GGGTAATAACGCTAAGTTTTAGTTACTGAACTGGTTCACCATAAAGGTCAAACTCAGTAGCATCAATGATTTTTACATTGACAAATTCTCCGGTTTTAACGTAGAAATTCGCAGCGTCAATCAACACTTCGTTGTCTACATCAGGACTGTCAAATTCAGTTCTTCCGATGAAATACTGACCTTCTTTTCGGTCAATAATACATTTGAAAGTTTGCCCGATTTTTTCTTGGTTTAAGTCCCAAGAAATTTGCGATTGTAAATCCATTATTTCCATAGCACGCGCTTGCTTTACTTCATCCGGAACATCATCTTCCAAGGAATAAGCATGCGTATTTTCTTCGTGAGAATATGCAAAACAACCCAATCTTTCAAATTTCATTTCTTGAACCCAATCTCTCATGATTTCAAAATCTTCCTGAGTTTCTCCCGGATAACCTACGATTAAAGTCGTTCTGATGGTCATTCCCGGAACAGCTTCTCGGAATTCTTTTAGCAATTTGGTGGTTTTTTCTTTTGTCGTTCCTCTTCGCATAGATTTCAAAATATTATCTGAAATGTGTTGCAACGGAATATCGATATAATTACAGATTTTTGGTTCGCGTTTCATCAAATCCAAAACATCCATTGGGAAACCGGTTGGGAAAGCATAGTGTAAACGAATCCATTCGATGCCTTCTACTTTTACTAAATTTTCAAGCAATTCAGCTAAGTTTCTTTTTTTGTATAAATCTAAACCGTAGTACGTTAAATCTTGAGCGATAAGAATCAATTCCTTTACGCCGTTTTTAGCCAAACCTTCAGCTTCTTTGACTAGTTTTTCAATGGATTGCGAAACGTGCTTGCCACGCATAATCGGAATGGCACAAAAGCTGCACGGTCTATCACAACCTTCAGCAATTTTTAAATAAGCATAGTTTTTTGGCGTGGTGGTTAAACGTTCGCCAAGTAACTCATGTTTGTAATCTGCACCTAAAGCTTTTAATAATAAGGGTAATTCTGTGGTGCCGAAATATTGGTCAACATTCGGAATTTCTTTCTCTAAATCGGGACGGTATCTTTCAGAAAGACAACCGGTAACAAAAACTTTGTCTACTAAGCCTCTTTCTTTTTTATCGGCATATTCAAGAATCGTATTTACTGATTCTGCTTTGGCATTATCAATAAAACCGCAGGTGTTAATCACCACAATGTTTCCTTCTTGTTCATGTGCTACCTCTTTGCCACTGGCTTTTAATTGCCCCATTAAAACCTCACTATCGTAAGTGTTTTTAGAACATCCAAGGGTAATGACATTGATTTTGTTTTTCTTTAAAGACTTAGTTCTCATAGATTTAATTCCGATTATTGGGAAAGCGTGCAAAATTACGGTTTTATTTCTAATTAGCCTGTTGACTTTCAAAAATAAAAAAACCATCTCGTTATTGAGATGGTTTGGGTTTGTAGTAGATGCGGATTAGAAATTCACAGAATAACTAACCGTTACATTATTGTTGTATCTGCTGATTCTCGCCGGATCTGTCATGCCCGAAGAGACAAAAGCTTGATTGCTATTTCTGTGGTCATAAGAGTAAGCTAAATCTAATCGGCTTTCGCCAAAATTATAACCAATTCCACCGGTATATCCGGTTAAGTCACCAAAAGCTTGGTCTACTTTATAAGGACTTTCTTCAAATCGATAGCCTGCTCTTAAACTCACTTGTTTGATTTTGAATTCGCCACCAACACGAACCTCAATAGCATTGTCTAACGCATTGTTCATAAAATTGTTGATGCCCATATAACTTGGATCGTTTTTAGGTTTTATTCTTGTAGCGCTGTAATCTTTGCTGGAAACATCAACACTTAATAATCCTTTTTTGCCAAAAATATATGCCAAACTGCCAGTCCATTTTCCGGGAGTTTGAACCGTGTAAGGTAAATACACTATAGGATCTTGAAATGAAAAAGGGAATTCATTACCGTCTTGATTGTTTAGACTACGTGTTCTAACTCCTTGTTGTAATTCGTCGGTTAATCTGAACCACGTTGGCGATTCATACGCGAGACCGATACGAACACTTTCTATAGGTTTTACAATTGCCCCTAAGTTGAATGAAAATCCGGAACCAGTTGTCCAAAGTCTGTTTTCAAAAAGAATTTCTGAAATGGTTGAACCGGTATCATAAAGCGGATTGTCATTGCTTTCATATACAGAAGACAACTTTTCAATGTTTACGAAATGGAAATTCAAATTTCCGCCAAGGAAAATAATATCTTTATAAGAAGCAGAAAAGTTACCGGATAGTTTACCATTATAACCAGTAGTAAAAACTTGGTTTTCTTGGTAATAGTTTCCACCAGTCGGAATGTTAGTGTAATAAGAATTGTTGTTAGGGACATTATTGGTCGGCTCAAAAATATAAGTGTCATAACCTAAATAAGCCTGTTGCTCATAAAAATTTAAATCATAATAACTGAAATCATTTAGCACACTAGTTGGAATGCCTTGAGCAATGTTTACAAAATAATTTCCTATAGAGTTATATGGATTGGTTCCTGCAGATAATACGCTATTGTTAAAGTTATTAGCGTTTTCATAATTTAAACCAATGGCAATTTTTTTCCAATCACTTTTGCTGTCAGCACCATTTTTAAAAATAAAAATAGCACCAGCTTGATTGATGTCTAGAGTACTATCCGTGTCATTGGTTGAAGTGCCAAAATAGCGAGATTTATTTTTGGCATTGTAAACAGAACCGGAAATCGTAGCAAAGTTATTGTTAAAAAAAATTGAACCTGCCGGATTAACATTAATGGCTGATAAATCACCACCAACGGCTCCAAAGGCACCACTCATCCCTCTGAATCTGGCAGTTCCGGTAAGATTGTCAACGGCTAGACGTATAACGTCATCCGGTGTGGTTTCTTGAGCTTGAACATTGGAAAATGACATTCCAATGCATAATAATAGTAAGTACTTTTTCATAGTATTTTTAATTTTTGTTCAAAAAAAACCTATGCAATAGTTTAACAAAGCATAGGTAAATAATAAATTAGTGAATTATCTTCTTCCGCCGCTGCCGGATCTTCCACCGCCGTAACTTCCGCCACCGCCTCCAGAGGAACGACCACCGCCATAGTTGCTTGGGCTTGAAGAACGTGTAGGGGCAGATTCAGTTCTCACATTTCCTCTTGGTTGAGAGGTGTTTGTGTTTGGTCTAGGTGAAGTGTTATTGTAATTTCTTGGAGTAGAAGAATTATTTCTCGTTGGAGTGGAATTAGAATTGTTTCGAGTAGGATTAAAGGTGGAATTCCTGGTATTGATAGAGTTGTTTCCTCTTACACCATAATTAGACGCATTTCTGACACCATATCTTGAATTGTTAGTTCTGTTTCCAACTCCAAATGAAGAGCCTCTTCTTCCTCCATTGTGATAGTGATAATAATTGTTGTAGTAACCACCATACCAATTGTTGTAACCATAATAGCCGCCATACCAAGGGCTATACCAACCGCCCCAGCCAACATTCCAACCCGGACCGTACCAATTGTTCCAACCCCAACCCCATGATGGCCCCCAGTTGCTCCAACCCCAGTAATTGCCGTACCAGTAATTGTTCCAGTAGCCGTAACCCCAGCTGTTGTCATAAACATTAACGGTTACTGACTGTGGGTTACTTCCCCAACTTGCGTTGTTGTTATAGTTTTGGGTATTGTTTGCTGTTGAGTCGTTACTTACAGAAGTATAGTTTTCAACATTTGTAAATGTTTCCGACTCTTTATTCAGGTCGCTAAAGTATTCTTGGTATTTATTGCTTTGAGAATTGTCATTTGACACAGTTTCTCGTCTCTTAGTTTCTGAACTTCCATAAACTCCATCAGAATCGTAATAAGAACTGTTTTGGTAGGAGCCACATGAGGTAATTGTAATTGCCACAATCCCTAAGAGGTAAAATAGGGGCAATCTTCGACTAAATAAATAATAAGTTTTCATATCTATAGCATTTTTATTGTTGGACTATACAAAAATAGTTAGTTTTGTCGAACTATTTAGTTAAAAAAAGTTAAACAATTTTTATGCCAAATTATTCAATATGAGTAAGAACCTAACAAAAAGAGAAGAAGATTATTCCAGATGGTATAACGAACTGGTCGTCAAAGCTGATTTAGCTGAGAATTCAGGGGTTAGAGGTTGTATGGTGATCAAACCATACGGCTATGCTATTTGGGAAAAAATGCAAGCAGAATTAGACAGAATGTTTAAAGAAACAGGTCATAGTAATGCCTATTTTCCTCTTTTTGTACCCAAAAGCATGTTTGAGGCTGAAGAAAAGAATGCAGAAGGTTTTGCCAAGGAATGTGCTATCGTAACACACTACCGATTAAAAAACGATCCTGATAAACCGGGGAAATTAATGGTTGATCCCAATGCTAAATTGGAAGAAGAACTAATTGTTCGTCCAACCAGTGAAGCCATTATTTGGTCTACATATAAAAATTGGGTTCAATCTTATAGAGATTTACCTTTGTTAATCAACCAATGGGCGAATGTCGTTCGTTGGGAAATGAGAACCAGATTATTCTTGAGAACTGCAGAGTTTTTATGGCAAGAAGGACATACTGCGCATGCCACCAAACTAGAAGCTATTGAAGAGTCTGAAAAGATGATGCATGTCTATGCGGATTTTGCTGAAAACTTTATGGCTATTCCGGTTATCAAAGGGTTAAAAACGGAAACTGAACGCTTTGCGGGTGCGGAAGAAACTTATTGTATAGAAGCTTTAATGCAAGACGGAAAAGCTTTGCAAGCGGGTACTTCCCATTTCTTAGGGCAAAATTTTGCCAAAGCTTTTGATGTAAAGTTTGCCAACCAAGAAGGAAAGCAAGAACATGTTTGGGGTACATCATGGGGTGTTTCTACGCGTTTGATGGGTGCGTTGGTTATGACACATTCCGATGACAATGGATTAGTGTTACCTCCAAATTTGGCTCCAATACAAGTGGTTATCGTTCCGATTTTCAAAACAGATGAAGAGTTTGATAATATCTCAGATGTTGCTAATGATTTGGTAGCTCAATTCAGAAAATTAGGCATTTCCGTGAAGTTTGACAATAGAACGACTCAAAAACCGGGTTTCAAATTTGCTGAATGGGAATTG includes:
- the rimO gene encoding 30S ribosomal protein S12 methylthiotransferase RimO, whose amino-acid sequence is MRTKSLKKNKINVITLGCSKNTYDSEVLMGQLKASGKEVAHEQEGNIVVINTCGFIDNAKAESVNTILEYADKKERGLVDKVFVTGCLSERYRPDLEKEIPNVDQYFGTTELPLLLKALGADYKHELLGERLTTTPKNYAYLKIAEGCDRPCSFCAIPIMRGKHVSQSIEKLVKEAEGLAKNGVKELILIAQDLTYYGLDLYKKRNLAELLENLVKVEGIEWIRLHYAFPTGFPMDVLDLMKREPKICNYIDIPLQHISDNILKSMRRGTTKEKTTKLLKEFREAVPGMTIRTTLIVGYPGETQEDFEIMRDWVQEMKFERLGCFAYSHEENTHAYSLEDDVPDEVKQARAMEIMDLQSQISWDLNQEKIGQTFKCIIDRKEGQYFIGRTEFDSPDVDNEVLIDAANFYVKTGEFVNVKIIDATEFDLYGEPVQ
- a CDS encoding OmpP1/FadL family transporter, which produces MKKYLLLLCIGMSFSNVQAQETTPDDVIRLAVDNLTGTARFRGMSGAFGAVGGDLSAINVNPAGSIFFNNNFATISGSVYNAKNKSRYFGTSTNDTDSTLDINQAGAIFIFKNGADSKSDWKKIAIGLNYENANNFNNSVLSAGTNPYNSIGNYFVNIAQGIPTSVLNDFSYYDLNFYEQQAYLGYDTYIFEPTNNVPNNNSYYTNIPTGGNYYQENQVFTTGYNGKLSGNFSASYKDIIFLGGNLNFHFVNIEKLSSVYESNDNPLYDTGSTISEILFENRLWTTGSGFSFNLGAIVKPIESVRIGLAYESPTWFRLTDELQQGVRTRSLNNQDGNEFPFSFQDPIVYLPYTVQTPGKWTGSLAYIFGKKGLLSVDVSSKDYSATRIKPKNDPSYMGINNFMNNALDNAIEVRVGGEFKIKQVSLRAGYRFEESPYKVDQAFGDLTGYTGGIGYNFGESRLDLAYSYDHRNSNQAFVSSGMTDPARISRYNNNVTVSYSVNF
- the proS gene encoding proline--tRNA ligase, whose amino-acid sequence is MSKNLTKREEDYSRWYNELVVKADLAENSGVRGCMVIKPYGYAIWEKMQAELDRMFKETGHSNAYFPLFVPKSMFEAEEKNAEGFAKECAIVTHYRLKNDPDKPGKLMVDPNAKLEEELIVRPTSEAIIWSTYKNWVQSYRDLPLLINQWANVVRWEMRTRLFLRTAEFLWQEGHTAHATKLEAIEESEKMMHVYADFAENFMAIPVIKGLKTETERFAGAEETYCIEALMQDGKALQAGTSHFLGQNFAKAFDVKFANQEGKQEHVWGTSWGVSTRLMGALVMTHSDDNGLVLPPNLAPIQVVIVPIFKTDEEFDNISDVANDLVAQFRKLGISVKFDNRTTQKPGFKFAEWELKGVPVRIAIGPKDLENGTFEIARRDTLTKEVVDKEGAVNYITDLLEQIQKDLFNRALDFRNTHITEVNSFEEFKEVLESKTGFISAHWDGTPETEEKIKDLTKATIRCIPLDQKKEEGTCVFSGSKSTGRVLFAKAY